From a single Clostridium isatidis genomic region:
- a CDS encoding RusA family crossover junction endodeoxyribonuclease: MNIYAKVIVPGSPISKSNFKLHNKDGRAILPYNTGKSYDKYALYEEEIAYHARLQNPNVVLEEALIAVLKVYYKSEKRHPDTANITKSIFDGVEKSGLIVNDAQITKIITEEYYDKVNPRFELEFFAESEFTLSYSIIKKDIPSDKKIYTSLKKNIKNKINSSAKKIPKKKADSEDLNIGSKNNTCHFCQKEFSKEDLLSADNGKTIFCRNCFRRMF, translated from the coding sequence ATGAATATTTACGCAAAAGTTATAGTACCTGGATCACCAATTTCTAAATCTAATTTTAAATTACATAATAAGGATGGCAGAGCTATTCTTCCATATAATACGGGTAAGTCCTATGACAAATATGCTCTTTATGAGGAAGAAATAGCTTATCATGCAAGGTTGCAAAACCCAAATGTTGTTTTAGAGGAAGCCTTAATAGCTGTTTTAAAAGTTTACTATAAAAGTGAAAAAAGGCATCCTGATACTGCTAATATAACTAAAAGTATTTTTGATGGGGTTGAAAAAAGCGGTTTAATAGTAAATGATGCTCAAATTACTAAAATTATTACTGAGGAATATTACGATAAGGTAAACCCTCGATTTGAATTAGAATTTTTTGCAGAGAGCGAATTTACTCTTTCCTATTCTATTATTAAAAAAGATATCCCTAGTGATAAAAAAATATACACTTCTTTAAAAAAGAATATTAAAAATAAAATAAATTCTTCTGCTAAAAAAATCCCTAAGAAAAAGGCTGACTCTGAGGATTTAAATATAGGCAGCAAAAATAACACTTGCCATTTCTGCCAAAAAGAATTCTCTAAGGAAGATTTACTTAGCGCTGATAATGGAAAAACTATTTTTTGCAGAAATTGTTTTAGGAGGATGTTTTGA